In Notamacropus eugenii isolate mMacEug1 chromosome 1, mMacEug1.pri_v2, whole genome shotgun sequence, one genomic interval encodes:
- the LOC140530030 gene encoding BOLA class I histocompatibility antigen, alpha chain BL3-7-like isoform X1 gives MGATVLGALRRSRAVRGTSNTPPRAPQGRTRSSFVKELHGGWGEQGAGSHSLRYFDTGVTRPGLGEPRFLSVGYVDDQPFVGFDSDSPGQREEPRAAWIERVEQEEPGYWEQQTRTSRANMPIAREGLENLRGYFNQSKGGVHTVQAMYGCEVSPELTFQRGFIQFAYDGQDYLALDRDTLTWTAAVPPAVNTKREWEAERSFAEGWKAYLEEKCVLWVKKYLEMGKEALMRTDPPSARVTHHTAPYGQMTLRCRAWDFYPKEISLTWLKDGEEQPQDTEFIETRPAGDGTFQKWAAVDVTSGQEGRYTCRVQHEGLSEPLTLQWEPESSSTWLVVGGIAAALLILIAVVAGVRMWRRKHSGRKGSDYVLAAGNDSAQGSDMSLTAKA, from the exons ATGGGGGCCACAGTCCTGGGGGCGTTAAGAAGGAGCAGAGCTGTCCGGGGTACCTCCAATACCCCCCCCAGAGCCCCCCAAGGGCGAACCAGGAGCAGCTTTGTTAAAGAGCTTCACGGAGGATGGGGGGAGCAGGGGGCAG GCTCTCACTCCCTGAGGTATTTCGACACCGGCGTGACCCGGCCCGGGCTCGGGGAGCCGCGGTTCCTCTCCGTGGGCTACGTGGACGATCAGCCGTTCGTGGGCTTCGATTCCGACAGCCCGGGTCAGAGGGAGGAGCCGCGGGCGGCTTGGATAGAGCGGGTGGAGCAGGAGGAGCCGGGGTACTGGGAGCAGCAGACGCGGACCTCCAGGGCGAACATGCCGATTGCCCGAGAGGGCCTGGAGAACCTGCGCGGGTACTTCAACCAGAGCAAGGGCG GCGTCCACACCGTCCAGGCTATGTACGGCTGCGAGGTGTCCCCCGAGCTCACCTTCCAGCGCGGGTTTATCCAATTTGCCTACGACGGGCAGGACTACCTGGCCCTGGACAGGGACACCCTCACGTGGACGGCGGCCGTGCCCCCCGCCGTGAACACCAAGCGCGAGTGGGAGGCGGAGAGGAGCTTCGCGGAGGGATGGAAGGCCTACCTGGAGGAGAAGTGCGTGCTGTGGGTGAAGAAGTAcctggagatggggaaggaggcgCTGATGAGGACAG ACCCACCCTCTGCCAGAGTGACCCACCACACTGCCCCCTATGGGCAGATGACCCTTCGGTGCAGGGCCTGGGACTTTTACCCTAAGGAGATCTCCCTGACTTGGCTGAAGGATGGGGAGGAACAGCCCCAGGACACAGAGTTCATTGAGACCAGGCCTGCAGGAGATGGCACCTTCCAGAAGTGGGCAGCTGTGGATGTGACctctggccaggaagggagataCACCTGCCGAGTTCAGCACGAGGGGCTGTCTGAGCCCCTCACCCTGCAGTGGG aGCCAGAGTCTTCATCCACCTGGCTCGTTGTGGGGGGCATTGCTGCTGCCCTCCTCATCCTCATTGCAGTCGTTGCTGGAGTTAGAATGTGGAGAAGGAAGCATTCAG GTAGAAAAGGAAGTGATTATGTTCTAGCTGCAG GCAATGACAGTGCACAGGGTTCAGATATGTCTCTCACAGCCAAAG cttga
- the LOC140530030 gene encoding BOLA class I histocompatibility antigen, alpha chain BL3-7-like isoform X2 produces the protein MGATVLGALRRSRAVRGTSNTPPRAPQGRTRSSFVKELHGGWGEQGAGSHSLRYFDTGVTRPGLGEPRFLSVGYVDDQPFVGFDSDSPGQREEPRAAWIERVEQEEPGYWEQQTRTSRANMPIAREGLENLRGYFNQSKGGVHTVQAMYGCEVSPELTFQRGFIQFAYDGQDYLALDRDTLTWTAAVPPAVNTKREWEAERSFAEGWKAYLEEKCVLWVKKYLEMGKEALMRTDPPSARVTHHTAPYGQMTLRCRAWDFYPKEISLTWLKDGEEQPQDTEFIETRPAGDGTFQKWAAVDVTSGQEGRYTCRVQHEGLSEPLTLQWEPESSSTWLVVGGIAAALLILIAVVAGVRMWRRKHSGNDSAQGSDMSLTAKA, from the exons ATGGGGGCCACAGTCCTGGGGGCGTTAAGAAGGAGCAGAGCTGTCCGGGGTACCTCCAATACCCCCCCCAGAGCCCCCCAAGGGCGAACCAGGAGCAGCTTTGTTAAAGAGCTTCACGGAGGATGGGGGGAGCAGGGGGCAG GCTCTCACTCCCTGAGGTATTTCGACACCGGCGTGACCCGGCCCGGGCTCGGGGAGCCGCGGTTCCTCTCCGTGGGCTACGTGGACGATCAGCCGTTCGTGGGCTTCGATTCCGACAGCCCGGGTCAGAGGGAGGAGCCGCGGGCGGCTTGGATAGAGCGGGTGGAGCAGGAGGAGCCGGGGTACTGGGAGCAGCAGACGCGGACCTCCAGGGCGAACATGCCGATTGCCCGAGAGGGCCTGGAGAACCTGCGCGGGTACTTCAACCAGAGCAAGGGCG GCGTCCACACCGTCCAGGCTATGTACGGCTGCGAGGTGTCCCCCGAGCTCACCTTCCAGCGCGGGTTTATCCAATTTGCCTACGACGGGCAGGACTACCTGGCCCTGGACAGGGACACCCTCACGTGGACGGCGGCCGTGCCCCCCGCCGTGAACACCAAGCGCGAGTGGGAGGCGGAGAGGAGCTTCGCGGAGGGATGGAAGGCCTACCTGGAGGAGAAGTGCGTGCTGTGGGTGAAGAAGTAcctggagatggggaaggaggcgCTGATGAGGACAG ACCCACCCTCTGCCAGAGTGACCCACCACACTGCCCCCTATGGGCAGATGACCCTTCGGTGCAGGGCCTGGGACTTTTACCCTAAGGAGATCTCCCTGACTTGGCTGAAGGATGGGGAGGAACAGCCCCAGGACACAGAGTTCATTGAGACCAGGCCTGCAGGAGATGGCACCTTCCAGAAGTGGGCAGCTGTGGATGTGACctctggccaggaagggagataCACCTGCCGAGTTCAGCACGAGGGGCTGTCTGAGCCCCTCACCCTGCAGTGGG aGCCAGAGTCTTCATCCACCTGGCTCGTTGTGGGGGGCATTGCTGCTGCCCTCCTCATCCTCATTGCAGTCGTTGCTGGAGTTAGAATGTGGAGAAGGAAGCATTCAG GCAATGACAGTGCACAGGGTTCAGATATGTCTCTCACAGCCAAAG cttga
- the LOC140530030 gene encoding BOLA class I histocompatibility antigen, alpha chain BL3-7-like isoform X3, with translation MERSLGALLLLGTLALPDTWAGSHSLRYFDTGVTRPGLGEPRFLSVGYVDDQPFVGFDSDSPGQREEPRAAWIERVEQEEPGYWEQQTRTSRANMPIAREGLENLRGYFNQSKGGVHTVQAMYGCEVSPELTFQRGFIQFAYDGQDYLALDRDTLTWTAAVPPAVNTKREWEAERSFAEGWKAYLEEKCVLWVKKYLEMGKEALMRTDPPSARVTHHTAPYGQMTLRCRAWDFYPKEISLTWLKDGEEQPQDTEFIETRPAGDGTFQKWAAVDVTSGQEGRYTCRVQHEGLSEPLTLQWEPESSSTWLVVGGIAAALLILIAVVAGVRMWRRKHSGRKGSDYVLAAGNDSAQGSDMSLTAKA, from the exons ATGGAGCGCTCCCTGGGCGCTCTCCTTCTGTTGGGGACCCTGGCCCTGCCGGACACCTGGGCGG GCTCTCACTCCCTGAGGTATTTCGACACCGGCGTGACCCGGCCCGGGCTCGGGGAGCCGCGGTTCCTCTCCGTGGGCTACGTGGACGATCAGCCGTTCGTGGGCTTCGATTCCGACAGCCCGGGTCAGAGGGAGGAGCCGCGGGCGGCTTGGATAGAGCGGGTGGAGCAGGAGGAGCCGGGGTACTGGGAGCAGCAGACGCGGACCTCCAGGGCGAACATGCCGATTGCCCGAGAGGGCCTGGAGAACCTGCGCGGGTACTTCAACCAGAGCAAGGGCG GCGTCCACACCGTCCAGGCTATGTACGGCTGCGAGGTGTCCCCCGAGCTCACCTTCCAGCGCGGGTTTATCCAATTTGCCTACGACGGGCAGGACTACCTGGCCCTGGACAGGGACACCCTCACGTGGACGGCGGCCGTGCCCCCCGCCGTGAACACCAAGCGCGAGTGGGAGGCGGAGAGGAGCTTCGCGGAGGGATGGAAGGCCTACCTGGAGGAGAAGTGCGTGCTGTGGGTGAAGAAGTAcctggagatggggaaggaggcgCTGATGAGGACAG ACCCACCCTCTGCCAGAGTGACCCACCACACTGCCCCCTATGGGCAGATGACCCTTCGGTGCAGGGCCTGGGACTTTTACCCTAAGGAGATCTCCCTGACTTGGCTGAAGGATGGGGAGGAACAGCCCCAGGACACAGAGTTCATTGAGACCAGGCCTGCAGGAGATGGCACCTTCCAGAAGTGGGCAGCTGTGGATGTGACctctggccaggaagggagataCACCTGCCGAGTTCAGCACGAGGGGCTGTCTGAGCCCCTCACCCTGCAGTGGG aGCCAGAGTCTTCATCCACCTGGCTCGTTGTGGGGGGCATTGCTGCTGCCCTCCTCATCCTCATTGCAGTCGTTGCTGGAGTTAGAATGTGGAGAAGGAAGCATTCAG GTAGAAAAGGAAGTGATTATGTTCTAGCTGCAG GCAATGACAGTGCACAGGGTTCAGATATGTCTCTCACAGCCAAAG cttga